AAGACCTGGGCGTTGAGCTCAAGGAGCGGCAGGTAGCGGGCAATGTTGCGGGAGAGCCCCATGTTGTAGCCGGAGTGATCGGCAATGAGCCGGCGGAAGAGCCCGGCGTTGGTCTGCTCGCGCGAGAAGCCTTGGGTGACGTGGATACCGCGAACACTCTCGGCAACCGTTGCGGTGACCCGGGAAAAGCTCTCCTGCAGGTTGCGGGAGGAACGGGAAATGCGTTTCCGGAAGAATCGATTGATGGCCCAAAGAATGGGAGTCATTCCGATCAGAGCCAGAAAGAGAACCCAATTGTAGAAGGCCATGAGGACCCCGCTGATGATCATCTGGCCCATCTGAACGAGGGAGACAAAAAGAACGTTTTGCACCCCCTGACGAACGGATTCCATATCGGAGGTGAGTCGGGAGAGGATGCTTCCGTGTTTCGTTCGATTGTAGAAGGCCATCGGCATTTTCATGAGGTGCCGAAAAACGGCATTCCGCATCTCGCAGACTACGGTTTCTCCCATTTCCAACGCATAGCGCATGCGGAAGTGCATGACCACTTGAGTGAAGATCGCGAAAATGGCATATCCCAGCGCATACCAAAGCGTCGCAGCGTAGTCGCCTTCGGCTATGGGGCCATTGATGACCGCACTGAGAGACCACGCCAGCAGGGGGAGCTGGGCCGCGCGGATGATGACACAGGCGAATAGCCAGTATCGCTTGGGGCCATACAGGCGCGTCCAGGAAAAGAGCCGCCGGAAGAGGGCGAAGTTCAGATGATCGGTGTCGGTCTCATCGGATTGGCGTCGGCTGACCCGCGCCAGGGAAATGTCGTGGCTGACCTCGTCTTCAACCCCCTTGATGTGCACTTTCTCGGAGGAATCGCGCTGGAGCTCGGGGCGGTCTTCGGGCAAGCGGCTCATCGCTGCCTCCTTTCCGCTTCGGCGATGAGGGCCATACTGTCGGGATCAATCGCCTGGAGTTGAACCGCGGATCGGTAGAGGCCTTCTTGCTGCATGAGTTCGTTGTGGTGTCCGCGTTGAATGATTTCTCCGCGATCGAGAACGATCACTTGGTCCGCACGGCGCAGGGTCGAAAGGCGATGAGCCACGATGAAGGTGGTGCGGCCGGAGATGGCACTGTCGATCGCCGCCATGATCTCGTGCTCGGTCTCGGGATCGATGGCCGCCGTCGGATCGTCGAGGAGGAGGATCGAAGGCTCCAAAAGAACAGCCCGGGCAATGGCCAGCCGTTGCTGCTGCCCGCCGGAAAGGTTGCTTCCCGATTCACTGAGAATCGAATCATATCCATTCGGCATGGCCATGATGAAGTCATGGGCGCAGGCAATGCGGGCGGCTTTTTCGATCTGTTCCCGGGTCGCTGAGGGATTTCCGAAAGAGATGTTTGCCGCGATCGAATTGGAGAAGAGAAAGTTCTCTTGGAAGACGATCCCGACATTGCGGCGGATGGTTTTCACGTCGATCTCGCGGAGGTCGTGCCCGTCGAGGAGAACCCGGCCTTCCTCGGGATCGTAAAAGCGAGGGATCAGGCTCATGAGCTGACTCTTTCCGGATCCGGTGGCTCCGGCGATGGCGATGATCTGCCCCGGTTTCGCCTCGAGATCGATGTTGCGAAGGATTGATCGGTCCGGGTCGAATCCGAAAGTGACGTCTTCGAATCGAATTTCTCCCTGAATCTTCTCAAGGGGAACGGGATTTTCCGGAGACTGAATTTCCACCGGAGCGTCGAGAACCTCAAAAACGCGGCGAGCCCCCGTCAAACTTTGCTGAACGCTGTCAGCGATCCCCGCCAGATTGGCGACCTGATTGGAGAATTGCTGCAGAAGGGCGGCGAAGGCGACGAGCCCGGTGCCCAACGGAAGCTGCCCCTGGATGACCAGATACCCGCCATAGGCGAGAAGGACGATCAGGTTGATCTGGGTGAGACCTCCGACAAAAGGGGCAAAATTACTAGTGAGCCAAAAAATCTCCTGGCGCTTGTTGCGGACGGCTTGGGTTTGTTCCTCGAAGTCCTTCTCCCGCAACTTCTCCAGGGCAAATCCTTTAATCATCTGGATCCCCTGCATGCTCTCGGAAAAATTCAGAACCATCCGGTCCATCAACTCGCTGTTCTTCAAATAGTTCGGGCGGAGCTTTTTCGCGAACCAAGTTGAGGCGTAGGCGAGGATGGGGGTGGTGACGAGACAGGCAAGCGTGAGCGGCACGTGGTAGCTAAGCATATAGCCGAGGTAGACGATCAGCGAAACGCTCATGACGAAAACCTGGACCACGACTTGGTCGATAAAGGCGCGGGTAGACTGGACGTCCGAGGTGACCCGGTTGATCAGAGTGCCACTCGCATTCTTGTCGAAAAACCGGAAGGAGAGCCGCTGCATCTTTTCGTAAACCAATCCCCGAAGACGGAGGACGATGTCGACGTGGATGAGAAGACTGCGGGAGAGTTCGTTGTAGTATTCGAGGATGGCCCGCAAAATGGCGAAGAGGCCGACGCAGAGTCCGATTCCGAGAATGACGTGGAAGGGGTCGGTTCCGGGGGGAGGTTCGATCCCGAGAGGCCAGACAAGGTCGCCGCTTCCGGTCAGGTGAACTTTCAGATAGTCAATGGCCACCCCGGCCAGATTAACACTGCCGATGGTCAGGCAAAGGATGAGCGATTGGAGGACAATGACCAGGAGGCAGCGGGTCCGAAATTGCCACGCGAAACGGAGCAGCCGCTTGATCAACGTCCAATTGTCGGTCTTCTGCCCTGTCTCTGCTCCGCCGAGTGTACTTCCCATGAAAGCATCTCATTCTAGCACCGATTTGGGATTCGAACAATTGGGAATGCGGTTTTTCTTTGTCGCGTAATCGTAAAAAGTAGCAAGAGCTTCCAGCTCTTGTGATCGAATCGAAAGCTGGAAGCTCTCGCTACTTTGGGTTGATCGTTTTGAGGTCCCTCATGGTACGAGGGGCATCGCCCATTGTTCCGGATCGATTTGAGTCGCTCCGCTCAGATCGCGTTAGGTTTCAGCTTTCTGGAGCCTATGTAGTCAATCCGGGGCCCTTTGGTTTCCTGCACGCAAGTGCATGGCGGCTGGCGAGGGAGAAAGTAGCAAGAGCTTCCAGCTCTTGGAATCGAATCGAGAGCTGGAAGCTCTCGCCACCTTGGGGTGATCGTTTTGAGGTCCCTCACGGCACGAGGGTCAGCGCCCATCGTTCCGGATCGACTTGAGTCGCTCCGCTCAGATCGCGTTAGGTTTCAGCTTTCTGGAGCCTATGTAGTCAATCCGGGGCCCTTTGGTTTCCTGCACGCAAGTGCATAGCGGCCGGCGAGGGGAAAGTAGCAAGAGCTTCCAGCTCTTGTAAATCGAATCGAGAGCTGGAAGCTCTCGCCACCTTGGGGTGATCGTTTTGAGGTCCCTCACGGCACGAGGGTCAGCGCCCATCGTTCCGGATCGACTTGAGTCGTTCCGCGCAGACCGCGTTGGTTTCAGTTTGCTGGAGCCTATGTTGTTCAATCGGGGGTCCTTTGGCTTCTCGCAGGTCAGGTCATAGCGGCCGGCGAGGGGAAAGTAGCAAGAGCTTCCAGCTCTTGTAAATCGAATCGAGAGCTGGAAGCTCTCGCTACTTTGGAGTGAATGTTTTGGGATCCCTCACGGTGCGAGGGGCAGCGTCCAACGTTCCGGATCGACTTGAATCGTTCCGCGCAGACCGCGTTGGTTTCAGTTTGCTGGAGACTATGTAGTCAATCCGGGGTCCTTTGGCTTCCCGAACGTCAGCGCATAGCGGCTAACGAGGGAGAAAGTAGCAAGAGCTTCCAGCTCTTGGAATCGAATCGAGAGCTGGAAGCTCTCGCTACCTTGGGGTGATCGTTTTGAGGTTCCTCACGGTGCGAGGGGCAGCGTCCAACGTTCCGGATCGACTTCAGTCGTTCCGCTTCAACTTCCATGAAGCATTCACAAAAAAACCTTGGTCTCCTCCTGATAGAGGAGGGGACCAAGGTTGGAAAATTTTGGAAACGGTCGGAGGGTCGCCCCGATGATTCTGTCGGCTTTAGATATGAATCGCTTCGCCGTAGACGGCTGCCGAGGCTTCCATCAACGCTTCGCTCAAAGTCGGGTGGGCGTGGATGGTGTCGTGGATCTCTTCCGCAGTGGCTTCGACCTTCATACCGAGAACATACTCTGTGATGAGCTCGGTGGCCTCGGCTCCGACGATGTGGGCACCGAGGATCTCGCCGTATTCCTTGTCGACGAGCAGCTTGACAAAACCTTCGGAGTGGGCGGCGGCAACGGCCTTGCCCGAAGCGGTGAAGGGGAATTTTCCGACCTTGTAAGGGATCTTCTCCTCCTTGAGCTTCTGTTCGGTCTTTCCAATGCTGGCCACCTGGGGCTGGCAGTAGGTGCAACCGGGGAAGAGCTTCACTTTTTCGGGCTTGTGCTTTTCAAACATCCCACGAACGGCTTGAACGGCCTCGAAAGTGGCGACGTGGGCGAGCCAGGGCGGTCCAATGATGTCACCGGCGGCGTAGACGCCTTTGACGCTGGTCTGGTAGTCTTCCTTCGTCTTGATGTAGTTGCGGTCCATATCGAGGGAGATGCCTTCGCCGAAGAGCCCCTCGGTGTTGGCCTGAACGCCGATGGCGACGAGGATTTTCTCCGCTTCGATTTTCTCCTTATTGTCCCCTTTGGTGAGAGTCATCGAGACCTTCGTTTTCGTTGGCTTGATGTCCTCGACCTTGGTGTCGGTGTGGCAATCGATCCCTTGCTTCTTGAACGCGCGGGCGACGGAATCAGAGATCTCGTTATCCTCAATCGGGAGGATTTTCGGAAGCATTTCGACGAGAGTGACCTTGGTGCCGAGTGCATTGAGGAAGTAGGCGAATTCGGCTCCGATTGCGCCCGCGCCGATAATGACGATCGACTTTGGCTGTTCCGTCATGCCGAGAGCGTCACGGGAGTTCATCACCCGCTCGCCGTCGTGCTCGACGCCGGGGATCATCCGCGGTTTACAACCTGTGGCGACGAGGACCTTATCGGCTTCGAGAGTCTTACCCTTGTCAGTGCCTTCGAAGACAACGACTTTGTTGCCTTTCTCCACTCGGGCTTTGCCGCGAACGTAGTCGACTTTGTTTTTCTTGAAAAGAAACTCGATTCCCTTGGCCATTTGGTCCGCGACGTTGCGCGAGCGCTTCATGACTTTTGAGAAATCGATGTCGATTTTCCCGGTTTTGAATCCAAAATCTTCTGCGTGAAGCATGCGCTGATAAAGTTCGGCGCTACTCAGAAGTGCTTTGGAGGGAATACAGCCCCAGTTCAGACAGGTTCCTCCCGCGCGCTCCATTTCTACACAGGCAACTTTTTTGCCCATCTGACCGGCTTTGATGGCTCCTGCGTAACCCGCGGGACCCCCGCCGATGACTACCAGATCGTACTTCGTAGTTTCTTTGCTCATGTATGCTTCCTTAAATGTGAGAAAAAGAGAATCAGTCTACCTCACGCCTTCTTTTCAACGCGAAAGGCGGCGAAAGGCAAGGTCATCCGCAGAACAAATCGGTTCCTTAGATGTCGATGACGTCGTCATCTTCTTTTTTCGGAGCTTTCTTGGGATTCTGCTCGGGGCTTGCTCCTGGAGCTGATCCGTTCCGTCGAAATCCACTCTGATGCACCACCACGCGGCGGAATCCCTGGTCTTTCTTTCCGGACATTGCCATGGCTCCGAGGGTGAAGAGGCTGACCCAGATTGCACTCCAGAAAGCGGATCCCCAGTCGGCCAGATAGAATCCGGGGATCAGCGAGGAGGTCAGCATGACCAAGAGGGCGTTCACGAACCACAGGCCGACTCCCAGGGTCAGAATCACAAAGGGTAGCATGAGCAGAACCAGAACCGGTTTCAGGAGGGTCAAGACGGCGCCGAGGATGAGGACCGAGAAGGCAAAACTGTATCCGCTCGCGAAGGAGACGGAGTCGGAGGTCCATTGGGCGACGCCCAGGCCCAGAGCAACGGCGATTAGCCTTAGAAAGAAGGGAATGGCGGCCATTTCTTCATCCAAACATGGAAGGGGAAGGAGACGGAAGCTCCAAACTGCCTTCCCGCTGGAATTTTGCTCAAATTTGTGTTTCGTTAACTTCTTTCATGACAGCGACGCAGACAGATTTTACGCCCTACGTGGTCGAGCCCGATACTCGCAGCGAGGGTTTGAGTGACATCCAGCAGGAAATCCTTGAGCTCAAAAAGGAGAAGAATGCGGTGATTCTCGCGCACAACTACCAGATCAATGAGATCCAGGAGGTGGCCGATTATCTGGGTGACTCGTTGGGACTTGCCTTTCAGGCAGCGGAGACCGAAGCGGACCAGATCCTCTTCTGCGGGGTCCATTTCATGGCGGAGACCGCCAAGATCGTCAATCCGACCCGCAAGGTGATTCTCCCCGACATGGATGCGGGGTGCTCACTTTCCGATTCATGCCCGCCGGAGAAGCTCGCAGCCTATAAGGAGGAGAATCCGGATGTCTACGTCGTGGCCTACATCAATTGCTCCGCGGGAGTGAAAGCCCTCTGCGATGTGATTTGCACCAGTGGGAATGCGGCCAAAATTGTCAGTCAAGTCCCGGAGGATCGGGAAATCCTTTTTGTGCCCGACCAGAATTTAGGGCAGTGGGTTACGCAAAAGACCGGACGCCAGATGCGTCTATGGCCCGGCAGCTGTTACGTCCACGTTCTCTTTACCGTGAAGTCGATTGAGCGGGTGAAGGAAAAGTTCCCCGGTGCCCCGGTCATGGCCCACCCGGAGTGCACGGATGCCGTGCGTTCGGTCGCGGACCACGTTTGCAGCACCGAGGGCATGGTCCAGTTCGCTCGCGAATTTCCCGGCGAAAATATCATTGTCGCGACCGAATCGAGTATGCTCCATCGCCTGCGGAGAGACGTTCCGGAGAAGCGATTCATTGCGGCACCCGCCCAGCAAGTGGCCTGCGGAGATTACCGCACCGGCACTGCTGACCGGGGAGCTTGCAATTACTGCCGCTACATGAAGATGAACACGATTGAAGGAGTTCGCGACGCCTTGAAATACGGGCAGCCCGAGATCATCATGGACGAAGAGATTCGGAAAAAAGCCTACATTCCGCTCAAGCGCATGCTTGATTGGAGTCGGTAAGACCTTCGTTTTATCAAAAAATTTCAACCGGTGTCTCTTGGCACCGGACATTTTCGCAGTTACGGTCTTTTGATGAATTGGCACGCCCCTCTGTTTTTTATGCTCATGCTGTCTCCAGTCGTTGCGGCGGATGGACCGGTTTTAGGCGAAAAAGCCATCTACGAACTGCGCTGGAGCTATTTCGCCGTGGGATCCGTCGAAATCTCGCTGAACAAAGCGGACGATTCGGAGGAGCTGCACCAAGCCACCCTGGATGCGAAAGCGAATGCCTTCATGCGAAGGTTTCACAACTTCCATACGATCATCACGAGCCAGTTCCCGCCGGAGATTGGGAAATCACACGGGTACGCCCGGAACGAGCTGGTGGAGGAGAATACCCACGAAACCTTCTTCGATTGGGAGGAGGAGACCGTCCGCTATTCAAAAAATGGTGATGTCCGAAACCCATTGGAGTTGAAGCCACTCACTCAGGATCCGCTGTCGATTGTTTTTGCCTTCCGCACTGGAGCGGTCCCGCACACTCCCGGAGTGCATCAGGTCTGGGTGACCGATGGCGAAGTCATTGATCTTGTCGATTTTGAGGTGAGTGAGCCCGAAACGGTCAAAACCCCAGCGGGAAAATTCGAAACCTTTCGCGTAACCGCCGATTTTAAAGGAGTCCGTGCCATTTTCGCCCGCCCAGATGGCGCCCTCATCGATGTCTGGCTCACAAACGACGAGCGCATGATTCCCGTGAAACTCAAAAGTGAAGCCACGATCGGCAGCTTCCGCTCCGAGCTTGAGGAGTATCAAGTGGACGGTGAGACGGTGGAACTTTGATCGGTTTGTCGGTTGTCGGTGGGCAGTTGTCGGTGATCGGTGGACGGTTGTCGGTGATCGGTGGACGGCGGATGGCGGATAGCGGATAGCGGACAGTATTTCGGTAACAGGTGGGTTCGTTCTCTGGCCGGAGTCGTGAGCTTTTAGCCTATTTTCCGTACCGTGCAGCTTCAGCAAACGGCGCGTCGCCCCACAGCACGAGGAGACCGAGGATTTTCAGGATTTCCGCTGCCTAATGCCTGACCGAGAGGCATCGCATGGGCGCAGCTAAAGCTGCGGCCCTACAGGAAGTAGCCGCTCAGCTTTAGCTGCGCGGCACCGGCTTGCGGAACGCCTCCGAATCCCAAGACCACCTCGCGAACCCCGAAAGAAAACCATCCTCAGATGAGTGAACCGATCTCCTTACCGTGCAGCTTCAGCAAACGGCTCGTCGCCCCACAGCACGAGGGAACCGGAAATTTTCAGGATTTCCGATGCCTAACGCGCGGCGCAAATACACCGTATGGGCGCAGCTAAAGCTGCGGCCCTACGCAATTCACCCCTCCGTCGGACGGATCGGGGGGAAGAGAATGGTTTCGCGGATGTTCGAGGCGCCGGTCAGGAGGATGACGAGTCGATCGATTCCGATGCCCATTCCACCAGCGGGAGGCATGCCGTGCTCGAGAGCGTCGAGGAAGTCGTTGTCGATCTTCTGGATCTCTTCTCCGGCCTGGGCTTCGAACATTTGGCGCTGCACGAGAGGGTCATTCTGCTCGGAATAAGCCGGAGCGATTTCCTGTCCATTGATGCAAAGCTCGAACACTTCAACCGTGGACTCATCGTCGGGGCTGAGCTTGGCGAGCGGAATCAGTTGCTTGGGCAGGTGAGTGACAAAGGTCGGCTGAATCAATGTCGGCTCGATCCGCTTCTCAAAAACGTTGTTCGTGACCTCGAAGTCTTCCAGATCCGGATCGACCTCGATGCCCATTTCCGCGGTCTTCTGCAGCTTCTCCTCCTTGGAGAGCTCGAACCAGTTCGGGCATTCGGTGCATTCGATGATCAAATCCTTGTAGCGGCGTTCAGACCAGCCATTGGCGAGATCGATCTCGGTGCCGTCGTAGCGCGTGACCGTCGTCTTTCCGAGGGCTTCTTGGCAGAGGTGAAGGATGAGGCTCTTCACCAGTTCCATCATGCCGCGGTAGTCCGTGTAGGCTTGATAGAGTTCGAGCATCGTGAACTCGGGATTGTGCCGGCGCGAAACGCCCTCGTTGCGGAAGACGCGACCGAGCTCAAAGACCCTCTCGACGCCGCCGACGAGGAGGCGCTTGAGATAGAGCTCAAGCGCGATTCGCAGGGTAAAGTCGCAGGAGAGCGCGTTCATGTGCGTCTCGAAGGGGCGAGCCGCCGCTCCACCGGGAACCGATTGGAGGACAGGGGTTTCGACCTCGAGAAAGTTTCTCTGCCAGAGGAACTTGCGAATCTCTTCAATGATTCGGCTGCGGAGGATAAAACGGTTGCGCGACTCCTC
This genomic stretch from Puniceicoccus vermicola harbors:
- a CDS encoding ABC transporter ATP-binding protein produces the protein MGSTLGGAETGQKTDNWTLIKRLLRFAWQFRTRCLLVIVLQSLILCLTIGSVNLAGVAIDYLKVHLTGSGDLVWPLGIEPPPGTDPFHVILGIGLCVGLFAILRAILEYYNELSRSLLIHVDIVLRLRGLVYEKMQRLSFRFFDKNASGTLINRVTSDVQSTRAFIDQVVVQVFVMSVSLIVYLGYMLSYHVPLTLACLVTTPILAYASTWFAKKLRPNYLKNSELMDRMVLNFSESMQGIQMIKGFALEKLREKDFEEQTQAVRNKRQEIFWLTSNFAPFVGGLTQINLIVLLAYGGYLVIQGQLPLGTGLVAFAALLQQFSNQVANLAGIADSVQQSLTGARRVFEVLDAPVEIQSPENPVPLEKIQGEIRFEDVTFGFDPDRSILRNIDLEAKPGQIIAIAGATGSGKSQLMSLIPRFYDPEEGRVLLDGHDLREIDVKTIRRNVGIVFQENFLFSNSIAANISFGNPSATREQIEKAARIACAHDFIMAMPNGYDSILSESGSNLSGGQQQRLAIARAVLLEPSILLLDDPTAAIDPETEHEIMAAIDSAISGRTTFIVAHRLSTLRRADQVIVLDRGEIIQRGHHNELMQQEGLYRSAVQLQAIDPDSMALIAEAERRQR
- the lpdA gene encoding dihydrolipoyl dehydrogenase is translated as MSKETTKYDLVVIGGGPAGYAGAIKAGQMGKKVACVEMERAGGTCLNWGCIPSKALLSSAELYQRMLHAEDFGFKTGKIDIDFSKVMKRSRNVADQMAKGIEFLFKKNKVDYVRGKARVEKGNKVVVFEGTDKGKTLEADKVLVATGCKPRMIPGVEHDGERVMNSRDALGMTEQPKSIVIIGAGAIGAEFAYFLNALGTKVTLVEMLPKILPIEDNEISDSVARAFKKQGIDCHTDTKVEDIKPTKTKVSMTLTKGDNKEKIEAEKILVAIGVQANTEGLFGEGISLDMDRNYIKTKEDYQTSVKGVYAAGDIIGPPWLAHVATFEAVQAVRGMFEKHKPEKVKLFPGCTYCQPQVASIGKTEQKLKEEKIPYKVGKFPFTASGKAVAAAHSEGFVKLLVDKEYGEILGAHIVGAEATELITEYVLGMKVEATAEEIHDTIHAHPTLSEALMEASAAVYGEAIHI
- a CDS encoding phage holin family protein, with the translated sequence MAAIPFFLRLIAVALGLGVAQWTSDSVSFASGYSFAFSVLILGAVLTLLKPVLVLLMLPFVILTLGVGLWFVNALLVMLTSSLIPGFYLADWGSAFWSAIWVSLFTLGAMAMSGKKDQGFRRVVVHQSGFRRNGSAPGASPEQNPKKAPKKEDDDVIDI
- the nadA gene encoding quinolinate synthase NadA → MTATQTDFTPYVVEPDTRSEGLSDIQQEILELKKEKNAVILAHNYQINEIQEVADYLGDSLGLAFQAAETEADQILFCGVHFMAETAKIVNPTRKVILPDMDAGCSLSDSCPPEKLAAYKEENPDVYVVAYINCSAGVKALCDVICTSGNAAKIVSQVPEDREILFVPDQNLGQWVTQKTGRQMRLWPGSCYVHVLFTVKSIERVKEKFPGAPVMAHPECTDAVRSVADHVCSTEGMVQFAREFPGENIIVATESSMLHRLRRDVPEKRFIAAPAQQVACGDYRTGTADRGACNYCRYMKMNTIEGVRDALKYGQPEIIMDEEIRKKAYIPLKRMLDWSR
- a CDS encoding DUF3108 domain-containing protein is translated as MSLGTGHFRSYGLLMNWHAPLFFMLMLSPVVAADGPVLGEKAIYELRWSYFAVGSVEISLNKADDSEELHQATLDAKANAFMRRFHNFHTIITSQFPPEIGKSHGYARNELVEENTHETFFDWEEETVRYSKNGDVRNPLELKPLTQDPLSIVFAFRTGAVPHTPGVHQVWVTDGEVIDLVDFEVSEPETVKTPAGKFETFRVTADFKGVRAIFARPDGALIDVWLTNDERMIPVKLKSEATIGSFRSELEEYQVDGETVEL
- the lysS gene encoding lysine--tRNA ligase, whose protein sequence is MSTEEQTVSDNQLRQVRIEKLNTLREAGMDPFRANAAQTHTSKEAISLYKDGVADEEQETVSVAGRIVAFRVMGKATFLKLFDRDGKIQCYVRRDEIGEEEYARFKKLDLGDFIGVTGSLFRTKSEEITVRAKSYVLVSKSLRPLPEKWHGLTDEDQIYRQRYLDLIVNEESRNRFILRSRIIEEIRKFLWQRNFLEVETPVLQSVPGGAAARPFETHMNALSCDFTLRIALELYLKRLLVGGVERVFELGRVFRNEGVSRRHNPEFTMLELYQAYTDYRGMMELVKSLILHLCQEALGKTTVTRYDGTEIDLANGWSERRYKDLIIECTECPNWFELSKEEKLQKTAEMGIEVDPDLEDFEVTNNVFEKRIEPTLIQPTFVTHLPKQLIPLAKLSPDDESTVEVFELCINGQEIAPAYSEQNDPLVQRQMFEAQAGEEIQKIDNDFLDALEHGMPPAGGMGIGIDRLVILLTGASNIRETILFPPIRPTEG